One region of Diabrotica undecimpunctata isolate CICGRU chromosome 6, icDiaUnde3, whole genome shotgun sequence genomic DNA includes:
- the LOC140444353 gene encoding uncharacterized protein, with product MVDVHTKSGITRKSSTIVGYNSVKSYIDVSDQKGSYDGNPIRRSIKWYRKFGIELLTNTALVNALILYNKALNKKMDGTQFREELVTAICEDNNVTKLQQTHHRLEEYNKRGRCVICYSTLTTSFGRALETHNVYLQ from the coding sequence ATGGTCGACGTTCATACAAAATCAGGAATAACAAGGAAATCGTCTACAATAGTAGGATATAATTCTGTTAAATCTTACATTGACGTCTCTGATCAAAAAGGTTCCTACGATGGTAATCCTATCAGACGTTCTATAAAATGGTATCGGAAATTCGGAATAGAGTTATTGACAAATACAGCCCTAGTGAATGCTTTAATTCTGTACAACAAAGCTTTGAACAAAAAAATGGATGGAACACAATTTCGCGAAGAATTAGTGACTGCCATTTGCGAAGACAACAATGTTACAAAACTTCAACAAACACACCATAGGCTGGAAGAATATAACAAAAGAGGACGATGTGTTATATGTTACAGCACACTGACAACATCCTTTGGTCGCGCACTTGAAACACATAATGTATATTTAcaataa